A single Hyperolius riggenbachi isolate aHypRig1 chromosome 12, aHypRig1.pri, whole genome shotgun sequence DNA region contains:
- the LOC137541032 gene encoding gastrula zinc finger protein XlCGF7.1-like, producing MVVGRVQVSERPLLKALQRSHTGERLYSFAECGKCFGQKTNLIRHQRIHSDEGPNSCAERGKCLSQKANLIRHQISHKEERPYLCSKCGKYFSWRDDLNRHQRSHTDDCSYSCAESVKCFSQKANIKTYQRSHTKG from the coding sequence GAAGGGTACAGGTATCTGAGCGTCCCCTTCTTAAAGCacttcagagaagtcacacaggtgagcgtctTTATTCatttgcagagtgtgggaaatgcttcggTCAAAAAACTAATCTCATTAGACATCAGAGAATTCACTCAGATGAGGGTCCTAATTCATGTGCAGAGCGTGGGAAATGTTTAAGTCAGAAAGCTAATCTCATTAGACATCAGATAAGTCACAAAGAAGAGCGTCCTTATTTGTGTTCTAAATGTGGGAAATATTTCAGTTGGAGAGATGATCTTAATAGACATCAGAGAAGTCATACAGATGATTGTTCTTATTCATGTGCAGAGAGTGTGAAATGTTTCAGTCAAAAAGCTAATATCAAAACatatcagagaagtcacacgaaAGGGTAA